Within Sorghum bicolor cultivar BTx623 chromosome 2, Sorghum_bicolor_NCBIv3, whole genome shotgun sequence, the genomic segment TACTGCAGAAATACAAAATATTTGAATGTAACATCAAAATCTGAGAAATAAACTTGGCCAAATTGAACACGATATGACGGCTAAAACAAAAAAGGTACTCCATAGACTTATCATTCATGTACCGCTCCGAGGCAATAACAACACACTTGACCAATTGGATATAATCATCCATATTTTTTTGCAGCTAAGTGGCATTATTGACACATAGCATAAATAAACCATTAAACATTCATATCGCAAATGAATGTATTAGTTTCACTCAGattggcatgatgttgatatatatacatatacaaaCTGTGTAAAAGCACATTTAAGCATTGAATCGGCCACTCAATGAAAACAAATTCTCTGTCGGTTCTAACCAAATTATAGGTCAATTTAGTTTTTTTCTAAATCAAACTTGTCAAACTTTGATACAACTTAATTTATTGGAAAAATGCACCAACATATCATAACATTGAATCAACGTATTGAAATTTTGTCACACATGAGATACACTGCATCTCTTTGAATTTGTAGACGTTAACatactttctttcttttttcgcgATCAGGACCTCACCCGTATTTTATTAAGAGGGTTAACATACTTTCCTAAAGCAAAAAATGTGATTAAAGCTGTATAGAAGTTTAAATAAGAAAAACAGTGAACTATATAAAATTTAGAACAGAGGTATATAATTTGAAAATTCCCTCTTAGTGTTTTCTTTCATGGACATGCATATGCTAGTGTGAAATTGAGAAACAAACCCTAGATCACATTTCCACATGAAGTGGGTATATTACGTTACATTATCAGTCACCCcaaagttatatatatatatatagtggtcTTGTGACTTAATAATCATCCAACAAAGTAATACATCATGAAGAACCCCCCTGCACTGCACACCTAACCAATTTTCTAGAATGCTCCATAGCAATGAAAGAACTTAACAGATGCTTATTATCAAATCATAATGTCACAatataatttattacttaaactAATCGTTCTCAAGAGTAAATAAGCAAGCCACAGATATATGTATGCGTCTTGTACCTGGAGTGCAGAAGTTCATGTAGGGAACGGTGAGGCATGAGTCCGCATGTTTATAAACCTTGGTCATCTGGCCAGACCTTAGATCAACTGTGAAGAGGTCACCTTTGAATGTCAGGAATATGATACCGACACCTTCCGCCGAGCCAAATAAAACACGCCATTGAGCCCAGTCCCATGAGTCATCATGAAAGGGGACCAAGTTCGCCAGACGGATGGCTTTGCATAGCACCCATCCTGGTTCTCCAACCTTCCTTGACCAGAGGCAAAGTCTCGAATCGTCCTCCACTCTTACAAACCCTAGGCGACCATCCTCCATGGTTGTGAACtcaattggtccaaatgatgcTTCATTTATTTTGCTCCTGCAAGCTTTGGGTAGCTTTACAACTGATATTCCCCTCGTGACCAAATTATACTCGAGGATATTTTTATTAGGGTAATCAGGCATAAACTTGCGAAGCAAGAAGTAGAGTGTATTCCCCACAAGGGTGCTGCGCACCGATCTGTCAATGGAGCCACCGGAGTGCCGAGCATAGGCAACCTGCTCACTCCATGCACCAGCCTCCGAGTTGTAGATATAGACgcgagtcttgttcctgaaataTCCGGTGCCCACAATGACCACGACGAAGGGTCGGCAATGGCAGTCGAAGTGGTCACACGCACCGCCACCGGCGGcggtggaggcggcggcggcacagAGCACCGCAGCAGACCACACGTATGGAAGCCGTGCTGGCGGCTCGGGGAGTTCGAGCTGGTCGCCTGAGATAGGGTTCCAGACGACCAATCGGATGGGGTCGTGCTCGCAACCAGTGGTGTGGAGGAGGACGCGGCCATGGCGCGAGTCGCACGGCTTCAGTCCGCGTAGGATGCCATGGCGAAGCAGGCCGCCGGAGGCCGATGTTGGAACGAAGCGAGTGGCGACGTCGTGATGAGAGTAGGTGAGGAAGCCGACCATGGGTGGTGGTGCTCGGCGTCGGCGATGGAACTCGCGGAACCGATGCTGGAAGACGGGATCGGAGACGAGGTGGCACCAAGTCTTGCAGACGAGGCCGGCGCAGACGAGGCTCGCCGGACTGTCGGGCCGGATCCGGAGCAGGATCTCTTCGACGAGCTCGTCCTTCAGTTCTGGTGGAGGCGTCGACATGGTAGCTGCTTGAACAAGCAGATCGCAGAACCAGGGTTTTTTTGGTTACtcggcggctgcggcggcggctgcctcTCCTCGTACATACAATGTATGTAAGGGAAAAGGTGCGGTTTTTGCTAGGTTGGCTATATATTCGGAATTGGGATTCTGTAGAACACAAAGATCtcggagagtttctaaaatccaCTCTCAATTTTATTATATGGTAAGATTGGAAAATATCTTTTCTCCAACAACCTCTTAAGCACCTAATAATTTGTTCCTAAAAACATAGTGTTTTTCAACTCCTAAAGAAATTTTTAGGACAAATAAAtaaaactatctccaacagtttcTAATAATTCACTCCTAAAATATAGAAGATAGCTTTATATCAGGAATCCTATAGTATTTCCAAATTGTCCTAACCACTTTTATCTATTCTTTTTTGCATCAGAAACCCTTTCTACTCTTTACTCTTTGTTACGACCTTTCACCTTTAGATTGAGAGACCAATAGGCATGTGGTAGGCGCACAGATCTTTGCATTAAAACAATAATTAGAGAGAACCAAAAAATATGCTCCTACCTTTTTTAGCGTTTTGAAAAACTCATTGATTTACCATTTGATTTTTGCTGGAAATATTAGATGTGCTCTTAATGTATGTTTGTAACCAATATCTATAACTAAGGTTTACAATTTTGGTGAAATTTTCTTGAAATTCCTAAAATTCTACCATTTGTGCTTGGTTTTGATTTTTGTTTTGTATCAGCTGAATTTTTTGGGAATTCACCTTCCGCCATAAAATTGCACCACAAAAACTCTATAATTTTCTaaattttatagttttttttattttttcactcctatggcCCAGTAACAAGAATAGGCAACAAAGTTACGTCGTATTGCCGTTGCCCAACTTATATTATATTTTGTGTCTATTTCTTCGgtgttattataaaaaaaacttaTGTCCATTCTTGACCAATACGTCTATTTGGATGGGGAATCTTGGGGACCCATTCTCTTCCCGCGCGAGTCACCCTCACGACGTCCAAACTTCTAAGAGCAAGGTTAATAATAAAACCACATGTTAGTTGTATGAATCTTTGCAGCCTATCTCTTAACCTACTAGTTAGCTTTTCACTATAATTCATGAATGTGTCTGatagaaaaaaaatcatgaaaaataaaGATGCTAAATTTGACTGGACTTGGCActtcattttttattttctgagaaagaaaaaacttagaaaTGCATCTAATCTATGAGTTCAAAAGAGATAATTATTCTCTTTAATAAATTGTGTGTCGTGCAGGGCATAATATAATAATATCTTTTGCTTCATCGGAAAAAAATCTAGGACGGAAGAATTCATACACCGAGTATGGGACCAAAACCCGCTGCGTTACCACTCACTTGTCTCTCCACATTGTTTCTTGGTTTTTGTATCTAACGGCCTGGCTTCTTCTCTCTTAACGATCCACCTTAGCATACAACCTAGAATCTCTAAATATTGTCGTCCTCTATTGTGGATTTCATGCTAGCCAAATATGGAGAGTTAGAGTTTACACAAGATATAGAGTTGTTATTAGGTGGAAAGATAAagagaatatttttttattcaaaTGGCACTCTAAATGATAATAAAGAAAGTTAGTTCAAAGAAAGACCCTTAGAAATGCTATGGAGATATATGTTGTAAGGACACCCAAAAAAGAAACACAACTATTTTTTTTGTCTTGTGGTCATCAACCAGACTAAATTTAGTTTAATTGGAACTTGAAAGTGAATCCGAAGCACAATTGAGCAGGATAATTTTGAACAAAAATTGAATGTAGTCCCAAACACCTAAGCCTTTGTCCGGTCTTATTCCTCAGCAGCTCCTAAGGAATTTACTCAGACTTTTTGTATCTGAACACATATCTTGTCTAATTGGGTAATTCTGCATGTCACTTTTCTTTCTAATTAAGACCAACTAGGCATCACTTGAAGTACTCAGCGCTCTTGGTCCCTTGGGTGAAGATGGTGCTCTGAATACTGCAGAAATACAAAATATTTGAAACTAGTATCAAATCGTCTGAGAAATCGACTTGGCCAAACTGACCAATAGCCAAAAAGGTACTCACCAGATCTTATCCATGTACAGCTCTGATCCACTTGATCCATAATATATAATCATCCATGTATATTTCAATCCATCTAAGTGGCATAATTATTGATATATGATAAGCCATTAAGCATTCATAGCAAAGGAACATATTGGTTCCAAGTCGGGATGAAGTTGATTTGAAAACTGTAAAAGCACAAATCATTGTATCGCCTACTCAATGTAGAAAACCCTCCATGACAGCCGAATTAACAAATTCTTCCTCTGCTCTAACCAAATTATGGGTcaatttagttttgtaaatccTAATTCAAACTTGACTAACTTTGATAAAATTTTATTGATAAAAAAATGCACCAACATATCCACAACATTGAATCActtattaattttttttctatgaCACACATGAGACAGTACATTTACTTGAATTTTGTAGATGTTAATATTGCCCTAAAAATGTGATTAAAGCTACATAAGTTTATATTAGTTCAAAAAATTGAACTACACTAAAATTTGAATATTCccactttgattttttttccacGGACTTGCATATGCTAGTAGTAAATTGAGAAACAAACCCTATATCACGTTTCCACATGAGGTGGGTGTTACATGTCAGTTGCCTCAAAGTTATATACTGGTCTTGTGAAGACTTAATCATCAAACAATTAGTAAatacataaataaaacccccgcACAACCAAACAATTTTTTCTAGAATGCTCTGTAGCAAAGCAAGACCATAACATAACTTAGCTTATATCAAATTGTAATGTCATAATTTATTTACTTATAAACTATCACTTCTCAAGAACAAATAAGCAAACCATATATGTACTGGCACAAAAATTATCATTAGCTAGGACATGCATGCCTCTTAATTTGTACCTGGAGTGAAGAAGTTCATGTGGGGAACGGTGAGGCATGAGCCCTGATGTGGATAAACCTTATTGATCTGGTATTCTGGTCAGACCTTAGATCAATCGTGAAGTGCTCATCTTTGAATCTCAGGAATATGATACCACCTTCCGCGGAGCCAGCTAAATAACGCCAGGAAGCCCATCGCCACGTGACATCGTAATCGGAGAGCGAATTCCCGAGCCCAATGGCTTTGCATAGCACCCATCTAGGTTCTCCAACCTCCCTCGACCAGATGCAAAGTCTCGAGAAATCCTCCACTCTTATGAACCCTAGGCGACCATACTCCATATGGTTGTAAACTCAGTTGGTCCAAATTAAAGGGTTCATGTATTCTGCAGCTGCATGCTTTCAGGCAGTTTAACCACGTACAGATATTATTGTCCTCGTGCCCAGATTATAATCGAGGATATTTCGATAAGGGTGATCATTCGCAGACACGCAAAGCATGAAGTAGAGTGTATTACCCACAAGGGTGCTGCGCACCGACCTTTGAATAGAGCCACCGGAATGCGGAGCAAAGGTGAGCTCACTCCACGCACTAGCCTCAGAGCTGTAGATGCAAACAAAACTCTTTGTAACATCCGGTGCCGACAAGGACCACGACGAAGGGTCTGGCAGGCCGCAATGGCAGTCGAGGTGGTCGCAGGcaccggcggcggtggcggcgcagAGCACTGCAGCGGTCCAGTGGTATGGATGCCACCGCGGCGGCTCGGAAAGTCTGACCTGCTCACTTGTGAT encodes:
- the LOC8059866 gene encoding uncharacterized protein LOC8059866, coding for MSTPPPELKDELVEEILLRIRPDSPASLVCAGLVCKTWCHLVSDPVFQHRFREFHRRRRAPPPMVGFLTYSHHDVATRFVPTSASGGLLRHGILRGLKPCDSRHGRVLLHTTGCEHDPIRLVVWNPISGDQLELPEPPARLPYVWSAAVLCAAAASTAAGGGACDHFDCHCRPFVVVIVGTGYFRNKTRVYIYNSEAGAWSEQVAYARHSGGSIDRSVRSTLVGNTLYFLLRKFMPDYPNKNILEYNLVTRGISVVKLPKACRSKINEASFGPIEFTTMEDGRLGFVRVEDDSRLCLWSRKVGEPGWVLCKAIRLANLVPFHDDSWDWAQWRVLFGSAEGVGIIFLTFKGDLFTVDLRSGQMTKVYKHADSCLTVPYMNFCTPGTRRIHISVACLFTLEND